A single region of the bacterium genome encodes:
- a CDS encoding biotin/lipoyl-binding protein — MKKYLVRVNGVPFEVELDLIEDDEEELPAGLPRSVAAAPRLPVASSAAAPLPRPSAPTPASATPGQILSPLTGTVNKVQVKPGQGIKRGDVLVEIEAMKMNTKVYAPDTLTVEQIHVKEGENVQQGQLLVSVKAS, encoded by the coding sequence ATGAAGAAGTATCTCGTACGAGTCAATGGAGTTCCCTTTGAGGTGGAGCTCGATCTCATAGAGGACGACGAAGAGGAGCTCCCCGCCGGTCTGCCTCGCAGCGTGGCCGCTGCACCACGACTCCCGGTGGCGTCATCGGCGGCCGCACCGCTGCCGCGTCCGTCTGCCCCCACTCCGGCGTCTGCCACTCCCGGCCAGATTCTGTCTCCGCTCACGGGAACGGTGAATAAGGTGCAGGTGAAACCGGGGCAGGGCATCAAGCGCGGAGATGTGCTGGTCGAGATCGAAGCCATGAAGATGAACACTAAAGTCTATGCGCCCGATACTTTGACGGTGGAACAGATTCACGTGAAGGAAGGCGAGAACGTGCAGCAGGGCCAGTTGCTGGTGAGCGTGAAAGCGAGCTGA